One genomic window of Lepeophtheirus salmonis chromosome 5, UVic_Lsal_1.4, whole genome shotgun sequence includes the following:
- the LOC121117902 gene encoding uncharacterized protein yields the protein MKRIYQIHSLIPALCLIALIQHATGFAVSGRQSQLAEQIRAEDDEKPLKLFVKTVLQGKSQDENNVVDQIKGILNKIVLNDEMITDKLVTVNGNDIEKHMMDHNKDDSIKVEANHEKTEKDDDMEKMVESSKMSEESVPEVLETSEIEATKDIVNKEMSTKDSMDSKDSMDSKDSMDSKDSMDSKDSMDSKDSTDTTDSTDSKESMDSKDSIDSKEFLDNKDSMDSKDSMDTKDSMDTKDSMDTKDSMDSDATMSDDMMTKEKMSGDEKNNEKLPGSSVEKINSIGEILDDATLNVGLDSFFDDLEDSEVIEKEMVKEEPIEVKEQTIVTEVMPMNGGEEEKEIMKESEMVEEVSLPEGFIKEEGDMIKDDKEMVKDGEKETNLENAVLKNTLKIKKFPGGSINRLNGFKIIKKTVITAPTTTATTTTTTTTTTTTTTTTTTTTTTTTTTTTTTTTTTTTTTTRRTTRRTTVFIPPPTTTTTTPDPGVLGRLTNYISSSLSNVGNNIFTGSVFLAAASTPIWSTSFLGKKRRRRDTVDEEIQSTLNSYPLDKEPYILKYWKNKEARLKLKKEKELKKNYLKKSGRHSKTSKSVKPDKQFYMKKTMYIKS from the exons ATGAAGAGAATATATCAAATTCATAGCTTGATTCCTGCCCTATGTCTAATTGCTTTGATTCAACATGCAACAG GCTTCGCCGTATCCGGGAGACAAAGTCAATTAGCGGAACAAATAAG ggCTGAAGATGATGAGAAACCTCTCAAACTATTTGTTAAAACAGTTTTACAGGGAAAGAGTCAAGATGAAAACAATGTCGTGGATCAAATTAAAGGCATCCTGAATAAGATTGTCTTAAATGATGAAATGATTACTGATAAATTGGTTACTGTCAATGGAAATGATATTGAAAAACATATGATGGATCACAATAAGGATGATTCCATAAAAGTGGAGGCTAATCATGAAAAGACAGAAAAGGACGACGATATGGAAAAGATGGTCGAATCCTCTAAAATGAGTGAAGAGTCTGTTCCTGAAGTATTAGAAACATCCGAAATCGAGGCCACTAAGGATATTGTGAATAAGGAAATGTCGACTAAGGACTCAATGGATTCTAAGGATTCCATGGATTCTAAGGACTCAATGGATTCTAAGGACTCAATGGATTCTAAGGATTCCATGGATTCTAAGGACTCCACAGATACTACAGACTCAACTGATTCAAAGGAGTCCATGGATTCTAAGGACTCAATAGATTCTAAGGAGTTTTTGGATAATAAGGACTCAATGGATTCTAAGGACTCTATGGATACAAAGGACTCCATGGATACTAAGGACTCCATGGATACTAAGGACTCCATGGATTCTGATGCTACAATGAGTGATGACATGATGACTAAGGAAAAAATGTCtggagatgaaaaaaataatgaaaaattgccTGGATCATcagttgagaaaataaatagcaTTGGGGAGATTTTAGACGATGCTACATTGAACGTTGGATTAGAtagtttttttgatgatttagaAGACAGTGAAGTTATTGAAAAAGAGATGGTGAAGGAGGAGCCTATTGAGGTTAAAGAACAAACGATTGTAACAGAGGTAATGCCAATGAAtggaggagaagaagaaaaagaaataatgaaggAATCTGAAATGGTGGAAGAAGTCTCATTACCTGAGGGATTTATTAAAGAGGAAGGCGATATGATAAAGGACGACAAAGAAATGGTTAAAGATGGGGAAAAGGAAACCAATTTGGAGAATGCTGTTCTaaagaatactttaaaaattaaaaagtttcccGGAGGAAGTATAAATCgattaaatggatttaaaattatcaaaaaaaccGTCATTACTGCTCCAACGACTACAGCCACtacgacaacaacaacaactactaccACCACAACGACGACAACTACCACAACGACGACAACTACCACAACAACTACCACaacgacaacaacaacaacaacgaccACAACAACAACTAGGCGAACTACCAGACGCACGACTGTTTTTATTCCACCTCCAACAACCACAACGACTACCCCTGACCCAGGTGTTCTTGGAAGACTTACTAATTATATATCAAGCTCTTTGTCAAATGTGGGCAACAACATTTTCACGGGAAGTGTATTTTTAGCCGCAGCCTCTACTCCAATTTGGTCCACCTCCTTCTTAGGTAAGAAACGAAGACGGAGAGATACTGTTGACGAAGAAATTCAAAGTACCTTGAACTCTTATCCATTGGACAAGGAGccctatatattaaaatactggAAGAACAAGGAGGCAAGGCTCAAGttgaaaaaggaaaaggaaCTGAAGaagaactatttaaaaaaatctggtaGACACAGTAAGACATCAAAGAGTGTGAAGCCAGACAAACagttttatatgaagaaaacgATGTATATCAAATCTTAG
- the LOC139905471 gene encoding uncharacterized protein: protein MMEPKGLSASNKEAPFLNEAFFSKKNTFGDAYNLSQIAGLDLKDLIEKVTGDIVNHSSQNYTPNSKEMSKEGINNSDMNLQYILNRSQEIMPQNISALASQIFEEKRVIVQNSSSSLAPVINVFNFNIYVMNPSQSKNKQTPPKEVDEPKNLSEGNMLSRLLKDRLNHEKPDSLLETILRSTPSQSRRNSSSVDLNGPFPRRALNDNTPLSLANFFTQIKPGPSPYWAPLLSASKTKRSAGISPYWELSQQIARQRKDGIKLNEAIIHSLKQRFQKFLIVDNDLFTRKRIDDLMRSNSTLFKSILSDILRKRNSETLKYSPAFYVSNPENITDEIIDRRARITPTQDLDLE, encoded by the exons ATGATGGAACCAAAAGGACTGTCAGCCTCAAATAAAGAAGCACCTTTCTTAAATGAagcattttttagtaaaaaaaatacttttgggGATGCTTATAACTTGTCACAAATTGCTGGTCTTGATCTGAAAGATCTTATTGAAAAAGTTACTGGAGACATTGTCAATCACTCTTCTCAAAACTATACTCCTAATTCAAAAGAAATGTCGAAAGAAGGGATTAATAACTCTGATATGAATCTTCAATATATCCTCAATAGAAGTCAGGAAATCATGCCTCAAAATATATCTGCTTTAGCTAGTCaaattttcgaagaaaaaagagtgatagtacaaaattcaagTTCTTCCCTTGCACCCGTAATCAATGTCttcaactttaatatatatgtcaTGAATCCATCCCaatccaaaaacaaacaaactccACCAAAGGAAGTAGATGAACCAAAAAATTTATCCGAGGGCAATATGTTATCAAGACTCTTGAAAGATAGATTAAATCACGAGAAACCGGATTCGTTACTGGAGACCATTCTTCGATCCACTCCAAGTCAAAGTAGAAGAAATTCTTCTTCAGTTGACTTAAATGGACCTTTTCCACGTAGAGCTTTAAACGATAACACTCCACTTTCATTGgccaatttttttactcaaataaagCCCGGACCAAGTCCATATTGGGCTCCCTTATTGAGTGCATCTAAAACAAAGCGTTCAGCTGGTATTTCTCCATACTGGGAATTATCTCAACAAATTGCCAGACAAAGAAAGGATGGGATTAAGTTAAATGAGGCCATAATTCACTCACTTAAACAaagatttcaaaagtttttgattGTGGACAATGACTTGTTTACGAGAAAAAGAATCGATGATCTCATGAGAAGTAACTCCACACTTTTCAAATCCATTTTATCAGATATCTTACGAAAGAGAAATAGTGAGACTCTGAAGTATAGTCCAgctttttatgtgtcaaatccAGAGAATATTACGGATGAAATTATTGATAGAAGAGCTCGAATCACACCTACTCAAGATCTGGatctt gaATAG